ATGGGAAAGGTGAAGCACAACTTATTGGATGGCCCGACGTTGTCCACGAACAATCCGCTCGATGTTGCGATTCAAGGGGAGGGGTTTTTTGAGGTCCAGACGGAGCAAGGCACGGTCTATACGCGGGATGGGGGATTTTCGCTGAATAGTAACGGCGAATTGGTGACGCTGAAGGGGGATCGCGTGATGGGGGCCAATGGTGCCCTCGTGATCGGACCTGGGAGCCCCATTACGGTGAGTGGCAATGGATCGATTTGGGTCGGCGAGGAAGAGCGGGGGCAATTCAAGGTCGTCAAGTTTGCGGATCCGGAGAAGTTGAGTCCCATGGGCGCTGCCAGTTTTCGAGCCGATGAAGGCGCGCAACCGACGGCCGTGACTAGTCCGGTCATCGTGCAAGGGCGGTTGGAGGGATCGAATGTGAATGTGACGCTCAATCTGGTGCGCCTGATCGAGATCGCGCGGCAATATCAGATGTATCAGAAGGTCATGAACGAGCAGGAGCGTTTGTCTCGAGAGGCCTCGGCTATGGCGCGTATCGCCTAGCCAAGTGTTGCGCAGATTAAGGAGAAACTATGTCATCACTCGCCACGTTATATGCCGCCGCTACCGGGATGGATGCGCAGGAGACGCGCATTAATAATATCGCCAACAATTTGGCCAACGTCAACACGACCGGGTTCAAGGCCTCGCGCGAACATTTTGAAGACCTGATTTACAACCAGCTGCAGACTCCCGGATTGAAGAATGGACAAAATACGATCTCTCCGACAGGGATTCAGGTGGGGAACGGGACCCGCTTAGTGTCGGTCTATAAACATTTCACGCAAGGAGAATTTAATCAGACGGGGCGGGAGTTGGATGTGGCTGTCGAAGGGAATAATGGTTTTTTCGGTGTCACGCTCGATGATGGAACACCGGCGTTTACGCGAGATGGGAGTTTCCATGTCAATTCGACCGGCGCGTTGGTGACAAGCAAGGGCTATGCGATTGTGCCGGCCATTACGGTTCCGTTAGAGGCGACATCGATCACGGTCGGGAAAGATGGCACGGTTTCCGTTGTGACCGGCGATCAAACGACGCCGACGGATTTAGGCACGCTGCAGTTATCCGTGTTTCCGAATCCGTCCGGTCTGCGCGCCATCGGCCAAAATCTTTTTAAAGAAACGCAGGCCTCCGGATCGGCGACCACGGCGACTCCAGGACAAAGTGGCGCGGGGACATTGGTGCAGGGGTTTTTGGAAAGTTCGAATGTGAATGTGGCGGAAGAGTTGATCAATATGATCGTGGCGCAACGGAGCTATGAAGCGAACTCTCGCGTGTTGTCGACGACGAGTGAAATGATGCGCGCCTCGAATAACGTGGCGTAAGGTGTACGATGCAGCAACGGTGGATCAGCTGGGGACGTTGGTGGATCATGCAGAAATGCATGGTGTTGATTCTCACCTGGTCCGCGACGGCAGTGGCGCAAACACAGGCTTGGACGGTGACGTTGTTGCCGCATGTGGATGCGCCGCCGGCGCATCTCTCCGATATTCTGGATCGGTATCAAACGAGTCCGGAGCTGTTGGAGCGCTTTGGGCTGATTACGTTGGGATTGGCCGTGGGGCAGGCGGAGATCAATCCGGTCCATGTCTTGGCGCTGCTCACGCGGGCTGGGGTCGACGCCGGGCAGCTGATTATCCAAGGGCGCGGCGTCACGATCGGCAATGGCAGTCGTCCGGATGAGATGCAGACACGGTTGGCGGGGGCCGTGCAGCAAAAATTGGCGGAACTGAAGTCGTGTGATCCGGCCGACTTTCATGTGACCTTGCCGACTTTGCCGAGCACGCTGCCGCAGGCTACGTCATTTACCAAGTTACAAGTCGAAATCGAACCTCAGCATGTGGAATTGGAAACGATCCCGGCGCGCGTCAAATTTCTCAATGAGCAGGGTGAATTGGTGAGTCAAGTCGACCTTGAGGCGAAGGTGGCCGCCCAACAAACGGTCGTCATTGCGGCGCGCGCATTAGTTCCCGGCGTGGTTGTGACGAAGGATGACTTTTTGATCGAGCGGCGGGTGGTCGCTGCGGCGCCGGGGGAGTTGGTGGTGCGCGATCTGGCGGCGATTACGGAAG
This region of Deltaproteobacteria bacterium genomic DNA includes:
- the flgF gene encoding flagellar basal-body rod protein FlgF, producing MTIGLFSTLSGMKLKEAELEVVAHNLANVATNGFKENRVAFEAVLGSQGQSSDLPDPNATPFAVMGKVKHNLLDGPTLSTNNPLDVAIQGEGFFEVQTEQGTVYTRDGGFSLNSNGELVTLKGDRVMGANGALVIGPGSPITVSGNGSIWVGEEERGQFKVVKFADPEKLSPMGAASFRADEGAQPTAVTSPVIVQGRLEGSNVNVTLNLVRLIEIARQYQMYQKVMNEQERLSREASAMARIA
- the flgG gene encoding flagellar basal-body rod protein FlgG, producing the protein MSSLATLYAAATGMDAQETRINNIANNLANVNTTGFKASREHFEDLIYNQLQTPGLKNGQNTISPTGIQVGNGTRLVSVYKHFTQGEFNQTGRELDVAVEGNNGFFGVTLDDGTPAFTRDGSFHVNSTGALVTSKGYAIVPAITVPLEATSITVGKDGTVSVVTGDQTTPTDLGTLQLSVFPNPSGLRAIGQNLFKETQASGSATTATPGQSGAGTLVQGFLESSNVNVAEELINMIVAQRSYEANSRVLSTTSEMMRASNNVA
- the flgA gene encoding flagellar basal body P-ring formation protein FlgA, with the translated sequence MQQRWISWGRWWIMQKCMVLILTWSATAVAQTQAWTVTLLPHVDAPPAHLSDILDRYQTSPELLERFGLITLGLAVGQAEINPVHVLALLTRAGVDAGQLIIQGRGVTIGNGSRPDEMQTRLAGAVQQKLAELKSCDPADFHVTLPTLPSTLPQATSFTKLQVEIEPQHVELETIPARVKFLNEQGELVSQVDLEAKVAAQQTVVIAARALVPGVVVTKDDFLIERRVVAAAPGELVVRDLAAITEGSWQVARALAPGEVVTQAVLRPNVTLQKGTLVTITARDTHFQVHAQGRVKALLENGNAVLVENTDSKKEIVARPISNSEVEIVF